In Finegoldia magna ATCC 53516, a genomic segment contains:
- a CDS encoding rhodanese-like domain-containing protein has product MKKLLLTLALVSAIAFTGCSNNSDKPAENEKKTEQPAEKTEEKTEEKAAIKEMKGADLEAIEQDKKKKETILVVDVRSKEEYDQGHVKWAINMPIDTFEQEVSKLDAYKDKAVVTICNSGKKSQQAAEILVNKGFKDVTNAEGVKKFEYKLVKFANILPEDLVKASEDTNNVIVDVRDKKDYDAGHIKNAINIPLDEADARLSEIPTDKPVYTYCYSGNKSGQLAQKLIDRGNKDVFNSLDGTKEHDYELVK; this is encoded by the coding sequence GTGAAAAAACTTTTATTAACATTAGCTTTAGTATCAGCTATAGCTTTTACTGGTTGTTCAAATAATTCAGATAAACCAGCTGAAAATGAAAAGAAAACAGAACAACCTGCAGAAAAAACAGAAGAAAAAACTGAAGAAAAAGCAGCCATCAAAGAAATGAAAGGCGCTGACCTTGAAGCAATCGAACAAGACAAGAAGAAAAAAGAAACTATATTAGTTGTTGACGTTAGAAGCAAAGAAGAATATGACCAAGGTCATGTTAAATGGGCTATCAATATGCCAATCGACACTTTCGAACAAGAAGTTTCTAAGTTGGATGCTTACAAAGACAAAGCAGTTGTTACAATTTGCAATAGCGGTAAAAAGAGCCAACAAGCTGCTGAAATTTTAGTAAACAAAGGATTCAAAGATGTTACAAACGCAGAAGGCGTTAAGAAATTTGAATACAAATTAGTTAAATTCGCTAACATTTTACCAGAAGATTTAGTAAAAGCTTCTGAAGATACTAATAACGTAATAGTTGATGTTAGAGATAAAAAAGATTATGATGCAGGTCATATCAAAAATGCAATTAACATTCCATTAGATGAAGCGGATGCAAGATTATCAGAAATTCCTACAGATAAACCGGTTTACACTTATTGCTATTCTGGAAATAAATCTGGTCAATTAGCGCAAAAACTAATCGACAGAGGAAACAAAGACGTATTCAACTCTTTAGATGGAACTAAAGAACACGATTACGAATTAGTAAAATAG
- a CDS encoding TIGR04283 family arsenosugar biosynthesis glycosyltransferase encodes MISVIVPVYNESDKIDRFIDRLDVFDDEFEVIFSVSGDEDTFEKIKSRGYNPIKSAKGRGNQIINGIANSNGEIILILHADTFFKENPKAEIKSVLQNYKMGCFSISFVPKQFIMQIVAFNSSNRVRQRNIAFGDQGMFFTREFYDEMGGFKNIDLMEDYDFSIRVKKKGYKIFLSKMRIYSSSRRFQKNGPFRTMWMMQKCQYMYRKGESVDDIKQKYK; translated from the coding sequence ATGATTTCAGTAATAGTGCCAGTGTATAATGAATCTGACAAAATCGACAGGTTCATCGATCGTTTGGATGTTTTTGATGATGAGTTCGAGGTGATTTTCAGCGTAAGTGGCGATGAAGATACGTTTGAAAAAATAAAATCCAGAGGATATAATCCTATCAAAAGTGCCAAAGGTCGTGGTAATCAAATTATAAATGGAATTGCAAATTCAAACGGGGAAATAATTTTGATTCTTCACGCGGATACTTTTTTCAAGGAAAATCCAAAAGCAGAAATCAAATCAGTTTTACAAAATTATAAAATGGGTTGTTTCAGTATTTCGTTTGTTCCAAAACAGTTTATAATGCAAATTGTCGCATTTAATTCAAGCAATCGTGTCAGACAAAGAAACATCGCTTTTGGTGATCAGGGGATGTTTTTCACGAGAGAGTTTTACGACGAGATGGGTGGATTTAAAAACATAGATTTAATGGAAGATTACGATTTTTCGATTAGGGTTAAGAAAAAAGGATACAAAATCTTCCTTTCAAAAATGAGGATATATTCTTCATCGCGTAGATTTCAAAAAAATGGTCCTTTTAGGACTATGTGGATGATGCAAAAATGCCAATATATGTATCGCAAGGGGGAAAGCGTAGATGATATCAAACAAAAGTACAAATGA
- a CDS encoding NAD(P)/FAD-dependent oxidoreductase — protein MIIIRNIKLKNDDENELKKKIAKMIGMKNFDYEIYRKSIDARKGILFNYQVIVDVDLSDKKIKSIKNCEKYHEEDFRLEDVDNSKSVTVVGSGPAGLFCAYLLAKNGARVKVIERGSEVSKRVDDIEHFLDTGKLNTNSNVQFGEGGAGTFSDGKLTARSKDKRVREVLKTFVDYGAPSEIMYDSKPHIGTDELQKVIVNMRNDLIKMGCEFEFDTLIDDVEIENEKCVGIKSKNKKFESDCYVLALGNSSRDTAMMLADKIKMTNKPFAVGFRIEHPQKMIDFAQYKCDRDLPSATYQLSYSEENKRGVYTFCMCPGGYVINASSEENELCVNGMSFHKRDGKNANSAIVCGIDENTYGHNLLDGIRFQQEIERKAFELGGSNYNAPVQLVKDFMDDKKSEKIGEVKPTVKPGYVLSNLNDIYPEHVTNYIKTAIKMMDKKLHGFSMDDAILTGVETRTSCAVRMDRDDLLRSENVDNLYVIGEGSGYSGGIVSSAIDGLKAAEVILTSKLSK, from the coding sequence ATGATTATTATTAGAAATATAAAATTGAAAAATGACGATGAGAACGAATTGAAGAAAAAAATCGCGAAGATGATTGGAATGAAAAATTTCGATTACGAAATTTACAGAAAATCCATCGATGCTAGAAAGGGAATTTTGTTCAATTATCAAGTTATCGTAGATGTCGATTTGTCCGATAAAAAGATAAAATCAATCAAAAATTGTGAGAAATATCATGAGGAAGATTTTAGATTAGAAGATGTCGATAATTCAAAAAGCGTCACAGTTGTGGGAAGTGGTCCTGCGGGATTGTTCTGCGCGTATTTGTTAGCGAAAAACGGAGCAAGGGTGAAGGTCATTGAAAGAGGAAGTGAGGTATCGAAAAGAGTTGATGATATTGAACACTTCTTGGATACTGGTAAGCTTAACACGAACAGTAACGTGCAATTTGGAGAAGGTGGAGCTGGAACTTTTTCTGACGGGAAATTAACTGCACGTTCCAAAGACAAAAGAGTCAGAGAAGTTTTGAAGACATTTGTGGACTACGGCGCTCCAAGTGAAATTATGTATGACTCCAAGCCACATATCGGTACTGATGAATTGCAAAAAGTAATCGTGAATATGAGAAATGACCTTATCAAAATGGGTTGCGAATTTGAATTCGATACATTAATCGACGATGTCGAAATCGAAAATGAAAAATGCGTTGGAATTAAATCAAAGAACAAAAAGTTTGAATCAGATTGTTACGTTTTGGCGCTTGGCAATAGTTCAAGAGATACTGCAATGATGCTAGCCGATAAAATCAAAATGACGAACAAACCTTTTGCTGTTGGTTTTAGGATTGAGCACCCACAAAAAATGATAGATTTTGCACAATATAAATGCGACAGAGATCTTCCAAGTGCGACTTATCAGCTTTCTTATTCTGAGGAAAACAAGAGGGGAGTGTACACTTTTTGTATGTGTCCAGGTGGATATGTAATCAATGCTTCCAGTGAGGAAAATGAGTTGTGTGTCAATGGTATGAGTTTTCACAAAAGAGACGGCAAAAACGCAAATAGTGCGATTGTGTGCGGCATAGATGAGAATACTTACGGTCATAATTTGTTGGATGGGATTAGATTTCAACAAGAAATCGAACGTAAAGCTTTTGAATTGGGAGGATCCAATTATAATGCACCAGTTCAATTGGTCAAAGATTTTATGGACGATAAAAAATCTGAAAAAATCGGAGAAGTTAAACCAACTGTGAAACCGGGATATGTTTTGAGCAATTTGAACGATATTTACCCAGAACACGTTACAAATTACATCAAAACTGCGATAAAAATGATGGACAAAAAACTCCACGGTTTTTCAATGGATGATGCGATACTTACAGGCGTTGAAACGAGAACATCGTGCGCAGTGAGAATGGATCGTGACGATTTGTTAAGAAGCGAAAATGTTGATAATTTGTATGTTATAGGCGAAGGTAGTGGATATTCTGGGGGAATCGTGTCAAGCGCTATCGACGGATTGAAGGCCGCTGAGGTTATACTTACATCAAAATTATCTAAATAA
- a CDS encoding IS3 family transposase — translation MRKKATSLATGRGSRSKEKTKIILKLQKEYPKSKVSEWIEIAKLPKSSYYEWKIKLENPTDKDKEVKNEIKTIVDESKGRYGYRRVTMVLKNKGFNINHKRVLKIMREESLLCTKFKTRSRKYSSYKGQIGKVADNVVRRQFSATKPNQLWLTDVTEFRLRGKEEKLYLSPILDLYNSEIISYTLSNHPTTKLTNTMLEKAINKTKDISKLIIHSDQGFHYQHSTWTNKLEKLKITQSMSRKGNCLDNSPMENFFGILKQEMYYGVEFKSYDELVNEIERYIKWYNEDRIKTKLNGMSPVMYRLHSA, via the coding sequence ATACGAAAAAAAGCTACAAGCCTTGCTACTGGAAGAGGAAGCAGAAGCAAGGAAAAGACAAAGATAATCCTCAAACTACAAAAAGAATATCCAAAAAGCAAGGTAAGTGAATGGATAGAAATAGCTAAGTTACCTAAATCATCCTACTATGAATGGAAGATAAAATTAGAAAATCCAACAGACAAAGACAAAGAAGTTAAAAATGAAATTAAAACCATAGTAGATGAATCAAAAGGTAGATATGGCTACAGAAGAGTAACTATGGTATTAAAAAATAAAGGCTTTAATATCAACCATAAAAGAGTATTAAAAATAATGAGAGAAGAATCCTTGCTATGTACTAAATTCAAAACTAGATCAAGAAAATATTCATCATACAAAGGACAAATAGGAAAAGTAGCAGATAATGTAGTAAGAAGACAATTTAGCGCTACTAAACCAAATCAATTATGGTTAACAGATGTAACAGAATTTAGATTGAGAGGCAAAGAAGAAAAACTCTATCTATCACCAATACTAGACCTATACAACAGCGAAATAATTAGCTATACATTAAGCAATCATCCAACAACTAAATTAACCAATACAATGTTAGAAAAAGCAATAAATAAAACAAAAGATATAAGTAAACTAATAATACACTCAGACCAAGGATTTCATTATCAACATAGTACTTGGACAAATAAGTTAGAAAAATTGAAAATTACACAAAGCATGTCAAGAAAAGGAAATTGTCTAGACAATTCTCCAATGGAGAACTTCTTTGGAATATTGAAACAAGAAATGTATTATGGTGTGGAATTTAAAAGTTATGATGAATTAGTTAATGAGATCGAAAGATATATTAAATGGTACAATGAGGATAGAATTAAAACAAAATTAAACGGAATGTCCCCTGTCATGTACAGATTACATTCCGCTTAA
- a CDS encoding TlpA family protein disulfide reductase, which translates to MRKNVLKGTTLLLALCFSVGAVGCQKSDGNKEKDSKVVSPKEAGMKDNKNSENEKFKPADYSLQPKDEFVYEFLGLKFKLSEQVKKDMKDKKIAMLDEQSPIDKELKYAMLTFSKLTEEQKNAVVDKMGDGYEKWEKELERVGSIGMFDKNMSEAEIAKITKCDNNKKIGESKDGKFNYYISSKGKMDEGFAKEFAKTQIDIIDKKTRPENGFVLSEKTDLENTEAFDKKSVKGLGNLSTKDINGKEFSSKDFSKYDLTMVNVFATWCSACVNEIPDLSEVQKEMKNKGVNIVGVVTDTVDDNGTNNEALQKAKLIQEKTKASYPFLMPDKSNFNGRLNGIQAMPETFFVDKNGNIVGETYSGAKSKEEWKQVIEKELSNLKNK; encoded by the coding sequence ATGAGAAAAAATGTATTAAAAGGAACTACTTTGCTACTAGCATTGTGTTTTAGTGTTGGAGCGGTAGGTTGCCAAAAATCTGATGGAAATAAAGAAAAAGATTCAAAGGTGGTTAGTCCGAAAGAGGCTGGAATGAAAGATAATAAAAACTCTGAAAACGAAAAATTCAAACCTGCTGACTATTCATTACAACCAAAAGATGAATTTGTATATGAGTTTTTGGGATTGAAGTTCAAGCTTTCAGAACAAGTTAAAAAAGATATGAAAGACAAGAAGATTGCGATGTTGGATGAACAAAGTCCTATCGACAAGGAATTGAAATACGCTATGCTTACTTTCAGCAAATTAACTGAAGAACAAAAAAATGCAGTAGTCGATAAAATGGGTGATGGATACGAAAAATGGGAAAAAGAACTTGAAAGAGTGGGTTCTATTGGAATGTTTGACAAAAATATGTCTGAAGCTGAAATCGCCAAAATCACAAAATGCGACAATAACAAAAAAATCGGCGAATCAAAAGATGGTAAGTTCAATTACTACATAAGTTCAAAAGGTAAAATGGATGAAGGTTTTGCAAAAGAATTTGCTAAAACTCAAATTGATATTATAGACAAAAAAACACGTCCTGAAAATGGATTTGTATTATCTGAAAAAACTGATTTGGAAAACACAGAAGCATTTGACAAAAAATCGGTTAAGGGTTTGGGCAATTTATCCACAAAAGACATCAATGGCAAGGAATTTTCAAGCAAAGATTTTTCAAAATACGACCTTACAATGGTAAATGTATTTGCCACTTGGTGTAGTGCTTGTGTGAATGAAATTCCTGATTTGAGTGAAGTTCAAAAAGAAATGAAAAACAAAGGCGTTAACATTGTAGGAGTTGTCACAGATACTGTGGACGATAATGGTACTAATAATGAAGCATTGCAAAAGGCAAAACTAATTCAAGAAAAAACAAAAGCTTCATATCCATTCTTAATGCCAGACAAATCAAACTTCAACGGCAGATTAAACGGAATACAAGCAATGCCAGAAACTTTCTTTGTCGATAAAAATGGAAATATTGTAGGAGAAACTTATTCTGGTGCAAAATCAAAAGAAGAATGGAAACAAGTTATAGAAAAAGAATTATCTAATTTGAAAAACAAATAA
- a CDS encoding CD1871A family CXXC motif-containing protein — MYKKFIHSRIFSVTILFLSVGMIYYGYNNGEVKVVLDKAIRICMECIGIG; from the coding sequence ATGTACAAAAAATTTATTCATAGCCGTATATTTTCAGTTACGATTTTATTTCTGTCTGTTGGGATGATTTATTACGGTTACAACAACGGCGAAGTAAAAGTTGTGTTGGATAAGGCTATAAGAATTTGCATGGAGTGTATTGGAATTGGATAA
- a CDS encoding TIGR04282 family arsenosugar biosynthesis glycosyltransferase, translated as MNAVILMTKIPNKNSKTRLSTLLSENERIKFSGNLIEKNVNIIKNYRVFLSLTPDELFEDYTKNSPYDCIRQTGDDIGQRMNNSIKEVLSCGYSKVILIGSDIIDFDSEIFDEAFDKLNTNDVVFSPTEDGGYSLIGMKKSHDVLFENKKYSNPNVENDLENSLIEHDLTYYKLKETHDIDTDIDLVKYISKSENVKLLGKGEYNSNYLIDDDYLIRIARGSQMHLDNQIEYEYNALKFLEKSNVTAKVYDLKKDKLSGISYLTEEYLIGRDLDYHTDLKIAAYLLSQIHSLDVTGQDFIKAGSPFNMMFDEFTQMFSHYQKWEKKNNATEEKISNMLKYIKNLGLDSTLENPCLINTELNNKNFIIDEKSYIIDWEKPIIGEREQDLAHFLAPTTTFWKTDVIFDMDTIDDFLNEYDKLSKIKVDRKKFVKYLLFTCLRGITWCSMAYTQYVDENRDCGFTFEKIKAYLSDEFLDNIWEFIKANDFSNSASV; from the coding sequence ATGAACGCAGTAATTTTAATGACCAAAATTCCAAATAAAAATTCCAAAACTAGATTATCGACTCTTTTATCAGAAAATGAAAGAATAAAATTCAGCGGCAATTTGATTGAAAAAAACGTAAATATTATCAAAAATTACAGAGTTTTCTTATCTCTAACGCCAGATGAATTATTTGAGGATTATACTAAGAATTCTCCTTATGATTGTATCAGACAAACGGGAGATGATATCGGTCAAAGGATGAATAATTCGATAAAAGAAGTTTTGTCATGTGGATATTCTAAGGTTATTTTAATAGGATCAGACATCATTGATTTTGATAGTGAGATTTTCGATGAAGCTTTTGACAAATTAAACACCAATGATGTTGTGTTCAGCCCAACTGAAGATGGTGGATACAGTTTGATTGGAATGAAAAAATCACACGATGTTTTGTTTGAAAACAAAAAATACTCCAATCCAAATGTAGAAAACGATTTGGAAAATAGTTTAATTGAACATGATTTAACTTATTATAAACTGAAAGAAACCCACGATATTGACACAGATATTGATTTAGTAAAATACATATCCAAATCTGAAAATGTGAAATTACTTGGTAAAGGCGAGTACAATTCGAATTATCTGATAGATGATGATTATTTGATAAGAATTGCGCGTGGATCACAAATGCATTTGGATAATCAAATTGAATATGAATACAATGCCCTCAAATTTTTAGAAAAATCAAATGTTACAGCTAAAGTTTACGATTTGAAAAAGGATAAATTATCAGGGATTTCTTATCTTACTGAAGAGTATTTGATAGGAAGAGATTTGGATTATCATACTGATTTAAAAATCGCAGCATATTTGCTTTCACAAATCCACTCATTAGATGTGACAGGACAAGATTTTATAAAAGCAGGCAGTCCTTTTAATATGATGTTCGACGAATTTACACAGATGTTTTCTCATTATCAAAAATGGGAGAAGAAAAACAATGCAACTGAAGAAAAGATTTCGAATATGCTAAAATACATCAAAAATTTGGGGCTTGATTCTACACTTGAAAATCCATGTCTTATCAATACTGAACTCAATAATAAAAATTTTATAATTGATGAAAAATCTTATATTATAGATTGGGAAAAACCGATTATAGGAGAGCGTGAACAAGATTTAGCGCATTTTTTGGCACCAACGACGACTTTTTGGAAAACAGATGTAATATTTGATATGGACACAATAGATGATTTCTTAAATGAATACGACAAATTATCAAAAATAAAAGTTGATAGGAAAAAATTCGTAAAATATTTGCTGTTTACATGTCTAAGAGGAATAACTTGGTGTTCAATGGCATATACTCAATACGTGGATGAGAATAGAGATTGTGGATTTACCTTTGAAAAGATAAAAGCATATTTGTCTGATGAATTTTTGGATAATATATGGGAGTTTATAAAAGCGAATGATTTCAGTAATAGTGCCAGTGTATAA
- a CDS encoding (Fe-S)-binding protein: MISNKSTNDYLQEVKDKCIDCGKCTKCCPFLTKYKINLKDFADRQDLAFSCFLCQKCEAVCPVDLDGKKISLIHRKANPKFESVKKQKENYFFKNKSDRKTKDLLYLGCNFPAFYPDTTKYLMELFNKEGFDYSIDCCNLPSDYTGFESNYMERFEKELKDKEVERIVCVCPNCFHKFYKNLSVEVITIFKWLEERNMIQDIDEEVNVFFPCSDRYNHIIFEEIKRHIKGFNNKYISTNCCGAGGIAGKSEKEIATQMQNSIKNEKMYTYCATCSSKFVANNEVHHFVSKMVGIDEKCDPSFFKNALKGKFRGRK; this comes from the coding sequence ATGATATCAAACAAAAGTACAAATGATTACTTACAAGAAGTAAAAGATAAGTGCATTGACTGTGGTAAATGCACAAAATGTTGTCCGTTTTTGACTAAATACAAGATTAACTTAAAAGATTTTGCAGACAGACAAGACTTGGCTTTTTCTTGTTTCTTGTGTCAGAAATGTGAGGCAGTGTGTCCAGTGGATTTGGATGGAAAAAAGATTTCACTTATTCACAGAAAAGCAAATCCAAAGTTCGAATCAGTTAAAAAACAAAAAGAAAATTATTTCTTCAAAAACAAATCCGACAGAAAAACAAAAGATTTGTTGTATTTGGGCTGTAATTTCCCAGCGTTTTATCCGGATACTACAAAGTATTTAATGGAATTATTTAACAAAGAAGGATTTGATTATTCAATAGATTGTTGCAATCTTCCAAGTGATTATACGGGATTTGAAAGTAATTACATGGAAAGATTTGAAAAGGAACTCAAGGACAAGGAAGTCGAAAGAATTGTGTGCGTGTGTCCAAACTGTTTCCACAAATTCTACAAAAATTTGTCGGTAGAAGTCATCACGATTTTTAAATGGCTTGAAGAAAGAAATATGATTCAAGATATCGACGAGGAAGTAAATGTGTTCTTCCCATGTTCTGACAGATACAATCATATAATATTTGAAGAAATCAAGAGACATATTAAAGGATTCAACAATAAATACATAAGCACAAACTGCTGTGGAGCTGGTGGAATTGCAGGAAAAAGCGAAAAAGAAATCGCAACTCAAATGCAAAATTCCATCAAAAATGAAAAAATGTATACTTATTGTGCAACTTGTTCATCCAAGTTTGTGGCGAATAATGAAGTACACCATTTTGTAAGTAAAATGGTTGGTATAGATGAAAAATGCGATCCAAGCTTTTTCAAAAATGCATTAAAAGGAAAATTTAGGGGGAGAAAATGA
- the arsS gene encoding arsenosugar biosynthesis radical SAM (seleno)protein ArsS (Some members of this family are selenoproteins.), with amino-acid sequence MRFEDRIPERFKKTGDITTLQLNITEKCNLRCKHCHVMKNSENLEMSKETMEDCLKFLDNHKMKTVDITGGEPTTHPEIVWFMKECLKRADELIIRTNATDIEKNKELMDLFDKEKIKIIVSLPCYTQDNVDSQRGDGVYDKVIANLKRLNEMGYGTEKELDLVYNPLGGFLPPEQSNLQSDYERELKKKDIVFNNLFTITNMPIGYFRDFLIEKGEYEDYMKLLEDNYNEETCENIMCRFQISVDSLGNLHDCDFHLAEKVPMKDYQNIKDLIDVKDLSREIVWKDYCYGCTAGSGSSCGGALDE; translated from the coding sequence ATGAGATTCGAAGACAGAATTCCAGAACGATTTAAGAAAACTGGCGATATCACAACACTACAATTAAACATTACTGAAAAATGTAATTTGCGTTGTAAACACTGCCATGTTATGAAAAACAGCGAAAATCTAGAAATGAGCAAGGAAACTATGGAAGATTGCTTGAAGTTTTTGGATAACCACAAGATGAAAACTGTGGATATTACAGGGGGAGAACCAACAACACATCCAGAAATCGTGTGGTTTATGAAGGAATGTTTGAAAAGAGCGGACGAACTTATTATTAGAACGAATGCCACAGATATCGAAAAAAACAAAGAATTAATGGATTTATTTGACAAAGAAAAAATCAAAATCATAGTATCTCTTCCTTGTTATACACAAGATAACGTAGACAGCCAAAGAGGTGACGGAGTTTACGACAAAGTCATCGCTAATTTGAAGAGACTTAACGAAATGGGATATGGAACTGAAAAAGAATTGGACTTGGTTTACAATCCGCTTGGAGGATTTTTGCCACCAGAACAATCCAATCTTCAATCTGATTATGAACGTGAATTGAAAAAGAAAGATATTGTGTTCAATAATTTGTTTACAATTACTAACATGCCTATTGGATATTTCAGAGATTTCCTAATCGAAAAAGGCGAATACGAAGATTACATGAAATTATTGGAAGATAACTACAACGAAGAAACTTGCGAAAATATAATGTGCAGATTCCAAATTTCTGTGGATAGTTTGGGGAATCTTCACGATTGCGACTTCCACTTAGCAGAAAAAGTACCAATGAAAGACTACCAAAACATCAAAGATTTAATCGATGTGAAGGATTTGTCCAGAGAAATCGTGTGGAAAGATTACTGCTACGGATGTACTGCAGGAAGTGGCTCAAGTTGTGGAGGTGCATTGGATGAGTAA
- a CDS encoding helix-turn-helix domain-containing protein — MPKYTKEFKIKLVKEYLSGNSGGREMVAKKYDIPDGTLRNWINKYNSGGFDNLSKKLKNNNYTSEFKLSVIQYRQINNTSLRETAEHFNLVNVSMVYRWEKAYQERGLSGLEDNRGRPRKNMTKSNKKSKLNTPINESEREELIRLREENRLLKMKIIYEKKLQALLLEEEAEARKRQR, encoded by the coding sequence ATGCCAAAATACACAAAAGAATTTAAAATTAAACTAGTGAAGGAATACTTATCAGGTAATTCGGGTGGTCGAGAAATGGTAGCTAAAAAATATGATATTCCAGATGGAACTTTGAGAAATTGGATAAATAAATATAATTCAGGAGGCTTTGATAACTTATCTAAAAAGTTAAAAAACAATAATTACACTAGTGAATTTAAGCTATCTGTAATACAATATAGGCAAATCAATAATACTTCGCTTAGAGAGACTGCAGAGCATTTCAATCTTGTAAATGTATCTATGGTATACAGATGGGAAAAAGCTTATCAAGAACGTGGTCTATCTGGGCTTGAAGATAACAGAGGAAGGCCTAGAAAAAATATGACTAAATCAAATAAAAAGTCTAAACTAAACACTCCAATAAACGAAAGTGAAAGGGAAGAATTAATAAGACTAAGAGAAGAAAATAGACTTCTCAAAATGAAGATAATATACGAAAAAAAGCTACAAGCCTTGCTACTGGAAGAGGAAGCAGAAGCAAGGAAAAGACAAAGATAA
- a CDS encoding C-GCAxxG-C-C family protein → MSKLTNEEIWQQFTEGIDCAQVVLRYFADDLGVDKELVTKIASPFTGGMYKGMTCGVVTGAYMVLGIKYGHSKPNEGEKKVELVKKMFEFDTKFKEKQSTIICEEILGDNIAENLEKIEQENTMQRKCPQAVNDAIDILEEMFEEK, encoded by the coding sequence ATGAGTAAATTAACTAATGAAGAAATCTGGCAACAATTTACAGAAGGAATTGATTGTGCGCAAGTTGTATTGAGATATTTTGCAGATGATTTGGGAGTAGACAAGGAACTTGTTACAAAAATAGCATCACCATTTACAGGTGGAATGTACAAGGGAATGACTTGTGGAGTAGTAACTGGTGCCTACATGGTTTTGGGAATCAAATACGGCCATTCAAAGCCAAATGAAGGTGAAAAGAAAGTCGAACTAGTGAAAAAAATGTTCGAATTCGATACCAAATTCAAAGAAAAACAATCCACGATAATTTGTGAAGAAATATTGGGAGATAATATAGCAGAAAATCTTGAAAAAATCGAACAAGAAAACACAATGCAAAGAAAATGTCCACAAGCTGTGAACGATGCGATAGATATATTAGAGGAAATGTTTGAAGAAAAATAA
- a CDS encoding 4Fe-4S binding protein gives MDNFRHAFQSLWFLITNSYVEGFKTGKIYGGNLKKICVPGMNCYSCPGAKGSCPIGSLQAVIGNSNFKFSYYIVGFLFFIGALMGRFVCGWLCPFGLIQDLLYKIPFFKKIKTFKYDKHLRKLKYFILLIFVIILPMFVVDILGQGSPYFCKLICPIGMLEGGIPLVLLNKSMRGAIGFLYYWKGTILILTILLSIIIYRPFCKYICPLGAIYSFFNPISIFKYRLDKDKCISCGRCKKVCQMNIDPTKNCNHKECIRCARCKNACPVYAISCGIKDKKNHL, from the coding sequence ATGGATAATTTCAGACACGCTTTCCAATCGCTGTGGTTTTTGATTACAAATTCTTATGTAGAAGGTTTTAAAACCGGAAAGATTTACGGTGGAAACCTCAAGAAAATTTGCGTTCCGGGGATGAATTGTTATTCTTGCCCCGGAGCCAAAGGCTCTTGCCCGATTGGTTCATTACAAGCTGTAATTGGAAACTCTAATTTTAAGTTTAGCTATTACATAGTAGGATTTTTATTTTTCATTGGAGCTTTGATGGGAAGATTTGTGTGTGGATGGTTGTGCCCGTTTGGATTGATTCAAGATTTGTTATACAAAATCCCTTTTTTCAAAAAGATAAAAACTTTTAAATACGATAAACATTTGAGAAAATTAAAATATTTTATTTTGCTAATTTTTGTAATAATTTTGCCGATGTTTGTGGTGGATATTTTGGGGCAAGGATCTCCGTATTTTTGCAAATTGATTTGTCCGATAGGAATGCTTGAAGGTGGAATTCCGCTTGTACTACTCAACAAAAGTATGAGAGGGGCGATTGGATTTTTGTATTACTGGAAAGGCACGATTTTAATATTGACGATTTTACTTTCTATAATTATTTACAGACCATTCTGTAAATATATTTGTCCTTTGGGTGCGATTTATTCATTCTTCAACCCGATTTCTATTTTTAAATACAGATTGGATAAGGACAAATGTATTAGTTGTGGAAGATGCAAGAAAGTGTGTCAGATGAACATCGACCCTACGAAAAATTGCAATCATAAGGAGTGCATTAGGTGCGCAAGGTGTAAGAATGCATGTCCTGTTTATGCGATAAGCTGTGGAATAAAAGATAAAAAAAATCATTTATAG